In the Drosophila willistoni isolate 14030-0811.24 chromosome 3R, UCI_dwil_1.1, whole genome shotgun sequence genome, TGGGTTAAGGTCAACGAGAAAAGCTCAGACAGAAGCACAAAATAAACTTCAACTTAGCCAAGAATCCagtttgctgctgttgctgctgttgctgcggttagttgcaattttttttgtctttattGTTGCAAATCACGAGATGCAACAATTTGAGAACATTTGGTGCTTGAGCTTGGTAAGAAACATTAGAATTCTTCTCCTCTTAGTGCTAACACTTTCACGagttttttattgattttgaatAAGAATAATTCACTTCCGTACCTGATTTTAATTtgtaacacacacaaacgGCACAGCAcggcgcacacacacacgttaCACGCACtcgaacacacacaaacacacaattACACACAACTCTGGCTAGGAGATGATTCGGCGGACCGTCTCAACTGCGGCAAATGCCAAGAAGACACTAATATGGAGTTCTATCCGTTCAGCtgtataaataaacaaaatgaacaCAAAACGCTCTGCGGTCCGGCCATGTTGCTGACGTCGCTGCCTCAGTCGCTGTCGTTAATGTGTTGTTCGTgtggctgttgctgttgccgctgctgctgctattgctggCGTTGCTTTTGGCAGCGTCGCGACGCTGTCCGGGCGGGATTTGGACTTGGCCAATTTCAaagtgtgttttttgttttagccaTATCTTTCAGCTTTTCGATGCAAGTCAAAGTTGTCTTAATGGCCAATTTGAGTTAACTTAGTTTCCAATTCTgtcttctctttatttttatttttttcttcattttaatGTTAACCCTAAACTGGAACTTTTGTCCAACCAAAAGTCTTTGCAGGGTCACATGGACAGGGTTTTTTCGTTAACGAATTGCGTCAAtgggaaaaatgtttaattttaattaatttcccTTTTATCCTTTGTTGATACTGACTCATTTTGATAGTAATAACAAAAATCCGTCGAAACAAGGCGAAAGACCTTATATCTACTCTGAAATGCCTGTTGATAGTTTAGCTACCTAGTTAAATGCTGTTGAACAAATTAAAAACCTGTATGAATCACACTTAAAGCcctataaaaaatgaaaattatacTTAATGTACAACGTAAATTTAGTATAAtagaataattttaaaatgcaCCTTTACTATAAGCACAATCGAGAAGCGAATAAAAATGGATACAATTTAACCCAAAAACCCATCTAGAGGTTAATTCATTTTGTGGTAAGGTCAAGTTTGAAGCAATTAAGGcttatgtaggtacatatatctttgtatgtatgtatgtatgaaaaaaagaaagcaaaactTATAATGCCAGCcgattattttgttgttaattttctATTTTCGATTTTGCAATATTTTGGTCTTATTTGAACAAGTTTATTAACCCTTGGTAAATTTGCACAAAATgtacaataacaataaaaagtACAATTTATTTCCCGGTTTATTAATACCCTGACTTTTTTATTAGCACTATAAAACTTGTCATAAATAAAGTACAAAATATGATTATTTTTACATAGATTTACTTGGAACGAAAGTCTGATGTTGATActagaaaatttattttataattcttaaaaattgtaattgttTAAACGGTGGAAattaacagaaaaaaaacttaagaAAATAGCTTCAATCTCGTGTTTTATGGCTCATTAGAAGCAGTAAAACTTTGAATTAGATATTAAGCTTAATGTTCTACTTATTAAACTCTATTCCCTTGCAAACTTGTTGCCTTAACTAATTTACCCCATTTCTTGTTTATTTTGCCAAAAGTATAAGCCaaataaaaacacataaaGCATTTGTCTAGCCAAGCCGCAAATTGGCATCAAATTAACTGCTACCTAATTGATTTATTATCGCTGTCACGTCAAAATACAATTGAATCTTTTTGAAATGACAACAGTTTGAGTTTTCACTCCACTTCACTTTACGCTTCTTCCTGGCCCAGATCCAGACACAGACTGAAACGAACTGCAATCTCGTTTCTTACGCAAAGATTGTCATTTAACACAGATTTAAGTTTATGGGAAATTCGGGTACAAAGGTCGAAAAGAGGAAGGGAGGTTTACATTTTTTTGCACAATTGTGAAATGTAAAAGGTCCAACTATAAATTTTGGTTGAACAATTGTTGTtgataaataattttcttccgggtttaatttgaaaacgGTTTCGCATTAATAAAAACGTGTTTtaaaaatagatgaaaaagaaaaaaatgagactattttgcattttgcgtTATCGAATGACTGGCTTAGTTGACTCTGCATTGATTATTGTTGTGTCTCTTTTGTATCGTTGAAGACCCTGAACTTCAGACTTGGACCATGCCGGTTGATTAGATTTAACGATATATTTCAACGTATACCGCTAGCGAAGAAGAATTTAGTAAATTTTAGATCCTTGGCCAAGTTTCTAGGTGAAGTTATCAGAATGGTGTAGAGCAGTTAAGTGATGACCATTGATCATGGCCTGGTTTAGTTATATTCgtttatgaaatttatatatatacttgtatGTATAAGCCGGCGTTGTTTCGCTTGAAGTGTTAATGTTTTAACAATGCCACTTGTATCAGCAGCTCATTTATTTACTTAGAAAGTTGTCAATTGGTTGTAAAAATTTACTAAATAATTACCGATTATGAAATGTTGTAAAAACTTTAAGGCAATGTCCACTCACATTGTATGACCCTCTTGACACTCAAATGAGTCAATTggttgtaaaaaaaaaagaaaaaacttttagaTAATTGCCATTATTATCTTTGGTATTTGATCTTCTTGACGTTCATAATAGTCATGCATTGTTGGTTTTAATATAAACGATggctcttttctttttttgaataGTTATTTGGTATCGAAAACATGTGTTATTTTACTTTCATGGAGATTTTAGTACTTAATTGCCAAAAGATGGTCCTTTATAGAAATTTTCGCAACCTTAAATGTCTAGTTTCCGCcaagtcataaaaatttaattaagatttTATAATACATTGTGTTTTAGACTTTTAAATGACTTTTCCAAGAAAATAgatataaatttgatttattgcCAACCTTTGCCCAAATTGAACACAAAAGCTGTTGCTAAAGGTAGTTATTTTTTAACCACTGAACTCCATATAATTGAAAACAATagaataattgaaataaaaataatttttagtGCCTTAATCTTAACTGTAGAAAATTTGATTTGGTTAAACCGTTACATTGTTGAAGACCGCCACTGTCGGTGCTGTTAACCGCAACTCTGTtatgttaattaaaatttatcgATATTTTGCAGCTATCGATGAACCATCGATTGCTGTATTATCGTTTATTGGCCAATACAGTGTTGCCGGATCGTTGTAGGAGAAaacatatgaaaatataattcGTATTAACTTAATTTATTGGACttgacaaaaaataaaaacaattcaCATCAAGTCCGTATTGCTACGTATACTGCAGTTTGGGTGCATCAAGGCCTGGAACTGCCAATCAAAGAGATTATATACTAGTTTGCATTAAAACTTTTATTTCAAAGTAAGTAATGTAGTCCCAAAAGTCTATTGAAGTGAATgtgaaaaattaataactcAACGTTAAGTAAAGTTGAAGTATTCGAGTTCTTGACTTTCATTTACACGTGGCCTTGCACCCGAATTCTGAATGACACTCAACTTGGTTTATCAATGAAATATTACTTTAACTGGCAATTGCGCATATGCATCATCAACGGTCACCACCATCCATCCATCAGCTCCCTCCACCACCTGCCTGCATCAGCGCCATTAGTGCTCCACTTAGCAACGCTTTGCCTGCCCCTCAAACTCTTATGTAAAACTTTAATTGTCAAAGTACTTGGGTTAGCTTGTTGCTTGTTCCTGTTTGTTGTGGCAGTCAACTtgccaaatataataaaaaacacacactgacacatGCATATCCAAATGTGTAGTATTTATGTGTGTAGTTAGGGATACAAAGTTCAATTCGATACATCAGGGGCGGACTAAGGcatacaataaaaaattaatgactAATTCTCCAACCTATTATATAGACCATGTATGTTGATAAGACGAGGCAATGATTTTGCCTATTGGCAAATTACTTGCATGGGCCAAGACCTTAGCATTCCTTAGAATATTCACTTATTCTTAGGGCTTCAGATTCCGTCCCTGCACACATTAATTACTGGATTTTGCCGCTGCCATAAAgtaatataaacatttataacACTCACATATCGGGTTTTGAACAAGTTAAGAACTGTTTACGTCTCAACTGAGCATTTTTGttcaaatttaataaaattatatatgtaaattattgtttttttgtttgttgtttgcagTTAAGAACTTTTTGATAAGTAATTGTCATGGATTCGGCCACGAATCTGTTGGAGCGCAATCTCTCCGCTAGTGACTTAAATGTCGTTGGCCTGGATGGGGAACCCACCATCAATTTGGATTCCTCGAATCCATCCTCGGTGGAGATAGTGACAGCTACAACTGCCACATTGCATGGCAGTGATGATGCCACCGAAGAGGATATTTTTGAGGAGGTGAAAATGATTTTGCGCAAACGACGAGGCTGGGGATTAGAGGACTCGCTTAGTGCCAACGACCTAGATTTGCTGGAATATGATGATGAGCTTGGCGAGGAGGATGATGCTGGATGCCCGCTGCCCTCAACACCTGAGGACACACAACTTATTGAGGCTGAGGTGAGATTTATGTGAAAATTCTGGAAATCATTTGGGGGAGCAAGCGCAAAATTTATTTGCGCAGGCAAACGTGCATTGGCTCCATTATCAACGCGTTGATTGACCCAATAGCGTGCGGTTATCGTCGCATTTCACAGACATTTGAATGTCGTGCTCAAATGCCACACTTATCAGATACATATacgtatatgtgtatatgtgttcACTCACACAATTCAAACAAACAATTCACATGTGTATATATTAACAGGTGCAGCGTCGTTGTACCTAGATTGGAATTACTATTTGTTGCACCCTCTGAGCTTATAGTGTGCCATATCTGATAGAAACCCTTTATGACCTTGTAATGTATTGGTTCTGTCTCTATCTATTTAAGCAACATATTGAAGGGATAGCGATAATTCAAGGTATCCCCTCATAAATCATTAGCTTTCTTAGTTGTCAGTTACGTTTAGTTATCTCTTTAAACTCAATGCGTAAACCAATGTGAATTTCACTTTAAGCGTTGGTCCTTGTATATCTGTCACTTGCTTTTGCTTTCATCAACTAATTGTGCGTACAGTTTGTCATAAACTTAGACGTCTCGTCGGCTTTTGAGGTCAGCTGGGGATTACCGAACCCGGAGGTTTGTCTCAATCCCCTCTTTTGGCATTTACTGTTGCAATTTTCTAAGCAGAAATCAACAAGTACTCGACGTCAGATGTGTCACTGATaactggaaaaaaaaaacgacggCTAACTGAACAGTTTCGGGCAAACTCTTATCTTATCACACAAGTCGTCGTGTTCGCTTTGTGTCTTGTTCCGCCAACGGGCAATAACAAAAATACGAAATGGAATACTTGGTTTCATGCTAATTGTTGCCACTAAGTAGGCGTCTGGCAAAAGATTCAAAGTTCGTACGTTTGCCGTTAGGAAAAATAcgttttattttacttttggATGAATCTCCGTTAGCAATTCAAGATGCCGGACACCACGACGAAAGAAGGATCTCCAGAAGTTGTTTTAAGTGTAAGCCTTTGGCATACAAAGGATCAAGATAATATCGAATcctataaaaatgtatcaaatgAAGATATAATCGAGTCACAAGCATGCGAAAAAGACGTTAGTCCAgcttaattttagttttaccGCCTAAATGTGTAAATCCGGTTTGAAATTCTATAATTTTTCTTATCAATTTTTCCATCCAAATAGATGACGGAAGTGCTGAAGGCTGGTGTACTCTCCGACGAGATCGATTTGGGAGCACTGGCACACAATGCCGCCGAACAAGCTGAGGAGTTCGTCCGTAAGGTAAGGCATGGAGAAAGCAAGTTGGAATTGAGTTTCATTTCATATATCGAATTGTTGCATTTATAACTACATACAATAAAGGCTGATCAGTTCATCGAAAAAGTTGGTTTCAATTACGCACACAGCCTATTCCGCAGCATATCATTACCTTGCATGCAAGAGTTAATAACAAATTTCTAATactaatttgtttatttttcagGTCTGGGAAGCTAGCTGGAAGGTTTGTCATTATAAGAATCTGCCCAAATGGTTGCAGGACAACGATTTCCTGCATCGTGGCCACCGCCCACCGTTGCCCTCATTTCGCGCTTGCTTCAAATCCATATTCCGTTTGCATACGGAAACCGGCAACATCTGGACACATCTGCTCGGCTGCATTGCCTTCATTGGCGTGGGATTGTACTTTGTTTCGCGACCATCTATCGAAATACAAGCTCAGGAAAAGATCGTATTTGGCGCATTCTTTATGGGGGCCATTATCTGTTTAGGATTCTCATTCGCTTTTCACACACTAAGCTGTCACTCGGTAGAGATTGGAAGACTGTTCTCAAAGTAAGTGAATGTTAAAATTTCATCATATATTTCTTACATAATATTTACTCTAAATGTATTCCTACCCACACAGACTAGATTATTGTGGCATTGCGCTGCTTATCATGGGCTCCTTTGTGCCTTGGCTATATTATGGCTTCTATTGTCATTTTCAACCGAAGGTTATATATCTCTCAGTGGTTTGTGTGCTGGGCGTTCTCTCCATTGTTGTCTCTCTATGGGATAAGTTCTCGGAGCCGGGGCTACGTCCATTGCGTGCTGGGGTATTCATGAGCTTTGGCCTGTCTGGAGTTATTCCAGCAGTGCACTACAGCATCATGGAGGGTTGGTTTAGTCAGATTAGTCGTGCCAGCTTGGGCTGGCTGATTCTAATGGGTAAGCTGAACAATTGTTTGCATATTTCTTGTACCAAGTGTCtaaaaacttatttatttcAGGTCTTTTGTACATAACGGGCGCCTTGCTGTATGCTTTACGTGTGCCCGAACGTTGGTTCCCTGGAAAGTTTGACATTTGGGTAAGTCTGGATTTACCAGATTAAAGAGTTAACTCTTGTAATTGTTTGgtctcttggtttttttttgcagtttcAATCGCATCAACTGTTCCACGTGCTTGTCATTGCTGCTGCCTTTGTGCATTATCATGGCATTACCGAGATG is a window encoding:
- the LOC6651040 gene encoding adiponectin receptor protein isoform X3 → MPDTTTKEGSPEVVLSMTEVLKAGVLSDEIDLGALAHNAAEQAEEFVRKVWEASWKVCHYKNLPKWLQDNDFLHRGHRPPLPSFRACFKSIFRLHTETGNIWTHLLGCIAFIGVGLYFVSRPSIEIQAQEKIVFGAFFMGAIICLGFSFAFHTLSCHSVEIGRLFSKLDYCGIALLIMGSFVPWLYYGFYCHFQPKVIYLSVVCVLGVLSIVVSLWDKFSEPGLRPLRAGVFMSFGLSGVIPAVHYSIMEGWFSQISRASLGWLILMGLLYITGALLYALRVPERWFPGKFDIWFQSHQLFHVLVIAAAFVHYHGITEMAMYRVMYSECTVPTEPITF
- the LOC6651040 gene encoding adiponectin receptor protein isoform X4, whose product is MTEVLKAGVLSDEIDLGALAHNAAEQAEEFVRKVWEASWKVCHYKNLPKWLQDNDFLHRGHRPPLPSFRACFKSIFRLHTETGNIWTHLLGCIAFIGVGLYFVSRPSIEIQAQEKIVFGAFFMGAIICLGFSFAFHTLSCHSVEIGRLFSKLDYCGIALLIMGSFVPWLYYGFYCHFQPKVIYLSVVCVLGVLSIVVSLWDKFSEPGLRPLRAGVFMSFGLSGVIPAVHYSIMEGWFSQISRASLGWLILMGLLYITGALLYALRVPERWFPGKFDIWFQSHQLFHVLVIAAAFVHYHGITEMAMYRVMYSECTVPTEPITF
- the LOC6651040 gene encoding adiponectin receptor protein isoform X1, with the translated sequence MDSATNLLERNLSASDLNVVGLDGEPTINLDSSNPSSVEIVTATTATLHGSDDATEEDIFEEVKMILRKRRGWGLEDSLSANDLDLLEYDDELGEEDDAGCPLPSTPEDTQLIEAEMTEVLKAGVLSDEIDLGALAHNAAEQAEEFVRKVWEASWKVCHYKNLPKWLQDNDFLHRGHRPPLPSFRACFKSIFRLHTETGNIWTHLLGCIAFIGVGLYFVSRPSIEIQAQEKIVFGAFFMGAIICLGFSFAFHTLSCHSVEIGRLFSKLDYCGIALLIMGSFVPWLYYGFYCHFQPKVIYLSVVCVLGVLSIVVSLWDKFSEPGLRPLRAGVFMSFGLSGVIPAVHYSIMEGWFSQISRASLGWLILMGLLYITGALLYALRVPERWFPGKFDIWFQSHQLFHVLVIAAAFVHYHGITEMAMYRVMYSECTVPTEPITF
- the LOC6651040 gene encoding adiponectin receptor protein isoform X2; translated protein: MDSATNLLERNLSASDLNVVGLDGEPTINLDSSNPSSVEIVTATTATLHGSDDATEEDIFEEVKMILRKRRGWGLEDSLSANDLDLLEYDDELGEEDDAGCPLPSTPEDTQLIEAEVWEASWKVCHYKNLPKWLQDNDFLHRGHRPPLPSFRACFKSIFRLHTETGNIWTHLLGCIAFIGVGLYFVSRPSIEIQAQEKIVFGAFFMGAIICLGFSFAFHTLSCHSVEIGRLFSKLDYCGIALLIMGSFVPWLYYGFYCHFQPKVIYLSVVCVLGVLSIVVSLWDKFSEPGLRPLRAGVFMSFGLSGVIPAVHYSIMEGWFSQISRASLGWLILMGLLYITGALLYALRVPERWFPGKFDIWFQSHQLFHVLVIAAAFVHYHGITEMAMYRVMYSECTVPTEPITF